The bacterium genome window below encodes:
- a CDS encoding Maf family protein, giving the protein MKDKPTLILASGSPRRRQLLKQAGIPFRVMVSHYHEGKPQGDPGVFVRLAAMAKAREVARRVSHPAWILAADTLVVQGGKIFGKPESRTQAGRMLRMLSGKEHTVMTGVVFLHSVIGKQKIWLETTRVGMRKIPEHEMKAYLATRDWEDKAGAYGIQSIAGAFVRRVDGCYYNIVGLPLAGVTHFLDQVGIHLCSAK; this is encoded by the coding sequence ATGAAAGATAAACCAACTTTAATTTTGGCATCAGGATCACCGCGACGCAGGCAGTTGCTCAAGCAGGCGGGGATTCCGTTTCGGGTTATGGTTTCTCATTACCACGAAGGCAAACCTCAGGGTGATCCCGGTGTGTTTGTCCGTCTGGCAGCGATGGCCAAGGCCCGTGAGGTGGCTCGGCGTGTTTCACATCCGGCATGGATTTTGGCGGCAGATACGCTTGTTGTCCAAGGGGGAAAAATATTCGGGAAACCGGAATCGCGGACCCAGGCGGGCCGGATGCTGCGTATGCTTTCCGGGAAAGAGCATACGGTTATGACCGGCGTGGTTTTTTTGCATTCCGTAATCGGCAAGCAGAAAATTTGGCTGGAAACGACGCGCGTGGGGATGCGGAAAATTCCAGAGCATGAAATGAAGGCGTATTTAGCAACCCGGGACTGGGAAGACAAAGCGGGTGCCTATGGAATCCAGAGTATTGCCGGTGCATTTGTGCGCCGGGTGGATGGTTGCTATTATAATATTGTAGGTCTCCCCTTGGCGGGGGTGACTCATTTTTTGGATCAGGTTGGGATTCA
- a CDS encoding C40 family peptidase — translation MKQETKSGLKNHTFAPWFIKLRYDLISWQIIFAGFFLFFLAGCASQPLRPPDTAKAGRVVSLARSLEGTPYRYGGNSPSQGFDCSGLVVYVYQKAAGRKLPRISRHQFKIARPVRLGLERPADLLFFDINGRGISHVGIYLGKGKFIHAPKTGGKVKISDANKKYWRQRFRGVRRVL, via the coding sequence ATGAAACAGGAGACTAAGTCGGGTTTGAAAAATCACACGTTTGCGCCATGGTTCATCAAGCTGCGCTATGATTTAATCAGTTGGCAGATAATTTTTGCGGGATTTTTTTTGTTCTTTCTGGCGGGATGCGCATCGCAGCCGTTAAGACCACCGGATACGGCAAAAGCCGGCCGGGTTGTCAGTCTGGCCAGATCATTGGAGGGGACACCCTATCGCTATGGCGGCAACTCACCGTCACAGGGATTCGATTGTTCCGGCTTGGTAGTCTATGTTTATCAAAAGGCGGCCGGACGTAAACTTCCGCGCATCAGCCGTCACCAGTTTAAAATCGCCCGCCCGGTGCGGCTTGGTTTGGAGCGTCCGGCAGATCTGCTTTTTTTTGATATCAATGGCCGCGGAATTTCTCATGTCGGCATCTATCTGGGAAAAGGAAAATTTATCCACGCACCCAAAACCGGCGGCAAGGTGAAAATTTCGGATGCAAATAAAAAATATTGGCGTCAGCGTTTCCGCGGCGTCCGGCGGGTGTTATAA
- a CDS encoding macro domain-containing protein, with amino-acid sequence MDLRIHNTHLETTVGSLAFQVVDALIHPTNNYLWFSTGVSDDLKRRGGEFLEEKAMELGPIEPGQAVLAPAGRLKSRFLIHAAAWGQDMMTNEKLVHRAISSALNLAKENQCETLAVPVTGLSVNAFTLARAIETVFLSVVEHCMQETSLKKIVLLINNEAERTILDRILQTAKNADPPRDETGD; translated from the coding sequence ATGGACTTGCGCATTCACAATACGCATTTAGAAACCACGGTCGGCAGTCTGGCATTTCAGGTTGTCGATGCCTTAATTCATCCTACTAATAATTATCTCTGGTTTTCTACCGGAGTTTCGGATGATTTGAAGCGACGGGGCGGGGAGTTTCTTGAGGAAAAAGCGATGGAATTGGGTCCGATTGAGCCGGGTCAGGCAGTGCTGGCACCTGCGGGGCGGCTCAAAAGCCGTTTTTTAATTCATGCGGCTGCCTGGGGGCAGGACATGATGACCAATGAAAAATTGGTCCATCGTGCTATTTCTTCCGCCTTAAATCTTGCCAAAGAGAACCAGTGTGAAACACTGGCTGTGCCGGTAACTGGTTTAAGTGTGAACGCCTTTACTTTGGCACGTGCGATTGAAACGGTTTTTTTATCTGTTGTGGAACATTGCATGCAGGAAACCAGTCTGAAGAAAATTGTTTTGTTGATCAATAATGAAGCGGAGCGCACAATTTTGGACCGGATTCTCCAGACCGCTAAAAATGCAGACCCTCCCCGGGATGAAACAGGAGACTAA
- a CDS encoding outer membrane lipoprotein-sorting protein, protein MPKITFPMVVMLLILAMAHPLPAAQEESWNFIRNQIQLRNASQITVLARMVYLADSKTLIRNAEKKIQRVITGKRTVNLNWPNAPTYHFLEMTINGRKLSQKEIRVETSQGTKPQTMRSPFHPLTIDQYDFKLKGPTLYQDLDVWEITYKPKKPAREFSRGKVFIDKTTYDVVYMAFEPSQLPGMVKKMRAKITYQYLQGMWVPETLIVRGHVKNTFIFFTLSEQYMDIKETFYDYLF, encoded by the coding sequence ATGCCAAAAATTACTTTTCCCATGGTGGTCATGCTGCTTATTCTGGCAATGGCACACCCACTGCCGGCAGCACAGGAAGAATCCTGGAATTTTATCCGAAACCAAATCCAATTACGCAACGCTTCACAGATCACTGTCCTTGCCCGCATGGTCTATCTCGCGGATTCAAAAACCCTCATCCGCAATGCTGAAAAAAAAATCCAGCGTGTCATCACCGGCAAAAGAACGGTGAACCTGAACTGGCCGAATGCTCCGACTTATCACTTCCTGGAAATGACCATCAACGGCCGGAAACTGTCCCAAAAGGAAATCCGCGTCGAGACAAGTCAAGGAACAAAGCCGCAAACCATGCGTTCACCTTTCCACCCCTTGACAATTGATCAATATGATTTCAAATTGAAAGGACCCACCCTCTACCAGGACCTTGACGTCTGGGAAATAACCTACAAACCCAAAAAACCTGCCAGAGAATTTTCCCGCGGCAAGGTGTTTATTGACAAGACAACCTATGACGTGGTTTATATGGCATTTGAACCATCACAACTTCCCGGCATGGTAAAAAAAATGCGGGCCAAAATCACTTATCAATACCTTCAGGGGATGTGGGTACCGGAAACGCTTATTGTCAGAGGTCATGTTAAAAATACATTTATCTTCTTCACCCTGTCCGAGCAGTACATGGATATCAAAGAAACCTTCTACGACTATCTTTTTTAA
- a CDS encoding ATP-binding protein — MDYLKRTLEPVLKKAAAEFPAILLTGPRQSGKTTLLKHLFKKTHRYVSMEAPDIQAIATDDPRGFLDLYSPPVILDEIQYVPGLLPYIKEIIDANRNKKGQFILSGSQNLLLSQNISETLAGRSAILHLLPMSLREQSNQSQRKAPWDSNAKIPLKSELDIAALWKNHVRGYYPELVVEAKRNSHLWHASYIQTYVERDIRMLRQIGDLTQFQSFLRALAARSGQLLNFAELGRDLGLSLNTVKAWLAILEATFQIHILRPYHNNISKRLVKTPKVYFTDTGTLCYLTGLTSFEHAKNGPLSGPIAETIVLSELIKFFYHQGVQPPIYFWRTSKGEEVDFVIDINNRLIPIEVKASSTGYSKMADGILKFKELFPNKAQSGYISYYGSLKMPFGEIAEAIPVTQL, encoded by the coding sequence ATGGATTATTTAAAAAGAACACTTGAGCCGGTATTAAAAAAAGCTGCTGCTGAATTTCCGGCCATTCTACTCACCGGACCCCGCCAATCAGGTAAAACCACACTTTTAAAACACCTCTTCAAAAAAACGCATCGCTATGTGTCCATGGAAGCGCCGGATATACAAGCCATCGCAACAGATGACCCCAGAGGATTTCTTGATTTATATTCCCCCCCGGTTATTTTGGATGAGATCCAATACGTCCCCGGGTTACTTCCTTATATAAAAGAGATCATTGATGCCAATCGGAATAAAAAAGGCCAATTTATTCTAAGCGGATCACAAAACCTACTTTTATCTCAAAACATCAGTGAAACCCTGGCCGGTCGATCTGCAATTTTGCATTTACTCCCGATGTCACTACGAGAACAGTCCAATCAATCACAACGTAAAGCGCCCTGGGACAGCAACGCTAAAATTCCATTAAAATCTGAACTTGATATTGCAGCGCTTTGGAAAAACCACGTCCGTGGTTATTATCCGGAGCTTGTGGTTGAAGCAAAGCGCAATTCCCATCTTTGGCATGCCAGTTATATTCAAACCTATGTCGAACGTGATATCAGAATGCTGCGTCAAATAGGTGATCTAACGCAATTTCAATCTTTTTTGCGGGCACTGGCTGCCAGAAGCGGCCAACTCTTGAATTTTGCCGAATTGGGCCGTGATCTGGGGCTTTCACTAAATACTGTCAAAGCCTGGTTGGCAATTTTAGAAGCAACTTTTCAAATCCATATACTGCGACCGTACCACAATAATATTTCCAAGCGCCTGGTTAAAACGCCCAAAGTTTACTTTACCGATACCGGAACACTTTGCTACCTGACCGGTTTAACCTCCTTTGAGCATGCTAAAAACGGTCCTTTATCCGGCCCCATTGCCGAGACGATTGTACTTTCAGAATTAATTAAATTTTTCTATCATCAGGGTGTTCAGCCGCCGATTTATTTTTGGCGAACCTCAAAAGGTGAAGAAGTTGATTTTGTAATCGATATCAACAATAGACTTATTCCCATTGAAGTCAAAGCAAGCTCAACTGGTTATTCTAAAATGGCGGATGGTATACTGAAATTCAAGGAATTATTTCCCAACAAAGCACAATCAGGTTACATTTCTTATTATGGCAGCTTAAAAATGCCCTTTGGTGAAATCGCCGAGGCGATACCGGTTACACAATTATAA
- a CDS encoding radical SAM protein — protein MSRSKLSNTLLNQLQPKTKSQTVTEPKVDLRPSALSVDVVNICNLHCKHCFWDSYDDVIPNKINLNILESVKKALIKFPSITNITWYGGEPLVNEASRKIVQNGIGLNKKNNLVVTNGILPLPEWRNNTHFAVSIDGTQKEHDFIRGKGNYEKSKINILKALSKNIPVAVIYCINALNIHCLPDFLAEWSDYPLEGIVFTMYAPLKNNTNNLQLTDRQRDMTSDLLLRLKQKYSRPICNSHLMLELLKNKYGQQMAANCPMDFNNVHSRVYSVHMCNDGSLRSPCALGENADCQNCRSVTKIALYAGVVMHDRTSINSLLRMYHSKHHTKHAAVSNYKVKTRNFN, from the coding sequence ATGAGTCGCAGTAAATTGTCCAATACCTTGCTGAACCAGCTACAACCCAAAACCAAATCACAAACAGTCACTGAACCAAAAGTGGATTTACGTCCCAGCGCGCTTTCCGTGGATGTTGTCAACATCTGTAACCTGCATTGCAAACATTGCTTCTGGGATTCTTATGACGATGTAATTCCAAATAAAATAAATTTAAATATTTTAGAATCAGTTAAAAAAGCACTTATCAAATTCCCGAGTATTACCAATATAACCTGGTATGGCGGCGAACCACTTGTAAATGAGGCATCCAGAAAAATTGTCCAAAACGGTATCGGACTTAATAAAAAAAACAACTTGGTTGTAACCAACGGAATATTACCCCTCCCGGAATGGCGTAACAACACTCACTTTGCAGTGTCGATCGACGGAACACAAAAAGAGCATGATTTCATTCGCGGCAAGGGTAATTACGAAAAATCCAAAATCAATATATTAAAAGCACTTTCAAAAAACATTCCGGTTGCAGTCATTTATTGCATTAATGCTCTTAATATCCACTGTCTGCCTGATTTTTTAGCCGAATGGTCAGACTATCCCCTCGAAGGAATTGTGTTCACGATGTACGCCCCCTTAAAAAACAATACAAATAATTTGCAGTTAACCGACCGCCAACGCGACATGACATCTGACCTGCTATTACGCCTAAAGCAAAAATATAGCAGACCAATATGCAATTCCCATTTAATGCTCGAGCTGCTCAAAAATAAATATGGCCAACAAATGGCCGCTAATTGTCCGATGGATTTCAATAATGTTCATAGTAGAGTTTATTCAGTTCATATGTGCAATGATGGATCGCTAAGAAGCCCCTGTGCGCTGGGTGAAAATGCAGACTGTCAAAATTGTAGGTCAGTTACGAAAATCGCATTATATGCCGGTGTCGTCATGCATGACCGCACTTCCATCAATTCATTATTGAGGATGTATCATTCCAAGCACCACACAAAACATGCCGCAGTTTCAAATTATAAAGTTAAGACACGAAATTTCAATTGA